CAAAATCGATTTAACAATTTATAAGAAATCCGCAAAGAGCACTGTTTAGTCACCCTTACTGAAACAGTGCTCTTTGCTCCATCTCAACCTCTATCCAGGAAGGTTTGATGCATAGAAATAGTGTATGTACCTTTTGCTCAAAATGTTTCCTGTATTTTTTAATATTTTTAAATGTTCACAGCATAAAAATGAAGTATATTTAGATTTATCAGAAGATTCTTCTTTGGTTTATATTTTGAACAGAACAGAATACGTACTAGATCGTATAGATCGGAAAATTTTATCTGCATTACGTGGAAATGGCCGTTTAACCGTTGCTCAATTGGCCGAAGAAGTCGGTCTTTCATCTTCTCCATGCTGGACACGACTAAAACGCCTGGAAACTTTAAAAATTATCGAAGGATATACGGTAAACGTAAACCCCAAAGCGATTGGGATTCATGAAGTCTTTTTTATTGAAATTACTTTAGAGCGCCACGATGATGAAATGCTAGAGAATTTCAGCGAAGCATTAGCTGACATACCTGAAGTCGTTGAAGCTCATCTCGTTACAGGTGACTATGATTATCTGGTTAAAGTGGCGGTCAAAGATGCTGACCATTACGAACGGTTTTTAAGGAAGAAACTTTACTCGATTAAAGGAATTCGACACACCCGTTCGACCTTTGCCCTACGTCCCCTCAAATCTGCCAATACAGCAGATTTAATGTTAATTGAATAAATGCATTAAACAGTTAAAGACAATTATTTAATTCATTGATTTTAAAATTTTTATTAGTAGAGAAGCTAAAAAATATAACAGATCTAGACTCTGTTATATTTTTTTTAAAAAATTCTGTATCTATGATTACAGCCTCCACTTCTTCAAAATGTAATTAATCTGAATTGGAGGCATCGCCATGAACATTTTGAAGAAAAAAAATAAGGCCAGTTTTGTATTCTTTATTATTACTCTCTACTCTTTTATTGGGTTTGGCTTAGGTTTCATTATTTGGGAATACTTTTTAAAGGCCTAAGTTGCGCAAAAAGCGTTAATTAACCTCTGTAATAATTTCAGAAGTGATTTCTTTACTACGATGATATGCGGCCTTCATGGCTAAACGTATATCATCGGATAGATTTCCTAGCTCAAACATTCTTAGAGCTGATTCTGTAATTCCGTTAGCCAAAGTCACTTTCCCACACAGATCTGCAGGTGGAACATTACTTTTACGAACCATTTCAACTGCACCACTGGCCGCTTGGAGTGCTAAATCTAGGGCAAATTGCTTATCAAGCCCTAAAGAAACTCCTGTCTTTATCATGCTATCTAAAATATAGAAAAAGTAAGCTGGACCCGAACCAGAAAGTGCAATAATTGCATCGGTTTGCGTTTCAGAGGGCGCCCAAAAAGTCTGTCCCGTTGCAGAATACAGTGTTTCAATTACGTCTTTATCGAGTTGATCCATTTGCTCTGAAGCAATAAGTACATGCGTACCCGTATGGGTAAGCACAGGCGGATTTGAAATCACACGTACAATTTTTTTTGAACCCGTAAAACGGGCTAAGTTCGCAATATCAACCCCTGCCATCATAGAAACAATGATTTTATTTGCTAACACCTTTTTAAGGGGTACAAGTATTTCTTTTAACTGTTTAGGCTCTAATAGCAATACAACAATTTCAGCTTTCTTTAATCCATTTTCATTTTGCTTTAAAGCATTTGTATGATTAATATTTTTCTCTTCAATCAGATGTATTTTTTCTTTTTTAAATCCCTTTAAAACTAACCCTCCTATTAAAGCCAAAGCTAAATTACTACTACCGACAAAGCAAATATTAGGGTGTACTGCATTTAACATTTAAAATGTTTTCCTTTCTTAAGAGAGGCTTATAACAATGAATATTTCTATTAATTATGAATATTGAATTTAAGATGACCGTCTGGATAAAGAACCCATTTTAATAAAATATATTATTAAAATGGGTTTTGTTTTATTTGCGCAATAAATAAAACAACTTTAGCTTAAGCCTAATGTAGTAGCTTTATAAGCAAAGACTACTCAATAATTGTTTAAAATATGTAACCAATACTATATTATTGTAAATAATTTACATCACTTTAAGAGAGTAGAATTTTTCAATTGAACTTAATAGTTAGAACATCTTTTATTTACAATAATATAGTTAGGCTATTTTGTTTTAACTTTAATTACAGTATTTCTTTTTTTCTAAAATTTGCTCTGCTCTTCTTGTTGCTTGTGCTAAATCTATATCCTCACATACCCAGAAAGAAAGAATTTTTCCAAATAAATGAAAGTGTTGTTTAACATACTGAGAACTATGATCTGAATAATGATCTTCCACTTTGAAAGTATCTTTATTATTTTCTATTTTTTGACCGTCAAAAATACCGCCAATACAAATATCCATTTTAATACCAAAAATTTAATAAATCATATTATAACATAAAATTAATGAAGCTCTTCTAAACAATTATTTTGATACTTCTCTTTTATTTTAAATACAATTTGAGATTAAAATTATAAAAACCCACAAATTTAAGTGGGTTTTCGCAAATACTATATGTTTAAATATAATTTATTTAAAAATTTATTTAAATTCAATAAAGTATTTTTATTTAATTATGAGTTTTGAAGAATAACAATATTTGAAGCCTGTGGCCCTTTTTTACCTTGTACTACAGTGAACTCAACACGTTGGCCTTCGAGAAGAACTTTAAAACCTTGTGTTTGAATATCGGTAAAATGAGCAAAAATATCTTTACCTTCGTCAGCCGCAATAAAACCAAAACCTTTAGTTTCATTGAACCACTTTACTGTACCAGTAGAATTAGACATGTTTTAATCCTGAATCTTTAAAATATTATAACTTATTATTGGGGAAACCAATTTAACTAAAAAATAGACGTGAAAACTTAAATGACTGAAAACCGAAGGATTATAAATAAAACTACGAAAAGAGAAATTTATGATGACAAGAATATTTTGTTAGTTATGCTCGATAATACACGCTTCAAAATCATTTGCAATCGATATTCAACATAATTAAAGCAACAAAAATTCTATGTCTCTTTATCCTTAATAAAACTTCTTTTCACCAGCAGGACGTGTCTTAAACCGTCGGTGAAACCACATGTATTGTGTAGGGGCAATACGAATTTGATTCTCAATAATCTTGTTTACCCTTTCAGCGTCACTGACTTCACAGCCACTCGGGAAGTTTTCTAATTTTGGCTCTACCAACACATGGTATTGAGGGTTACGAATATCGCCACTTCGATAAAAATACAAAGGCACTGCTGCTGCTTTTGAGATATCCATCAGTCTGCGATGTGCTGTAACAGTAGCAGCTTGAATACCGAAAAATGATGCCATGACACCTTGTTTTAAGCCAAAGTCCTGATCTGGGCTATACCATATTGCATGGCCATGTTTAAGATTTTGGATGAGTCCACGCATGTTGTCTCGAGCAATCTGGTTTTTATACACTCTCGCACGACTACGATGAATCAGAAAATCTAAAAATGGGTTATTCTGAGGTCGGTAAACTACGTCCATATTAAAAAATAAGGTACACGCGGCTCCGCCTGCATCTAAAAGTGTACTATGAGTACCCAATAGCAGTACGCCATTTTCCTGATTATTAGTTAAATTCTCTAAACCATCTATATGAACACGGCTTTTAAACCAGTTCGGGCAATACCAAGCATTTAACGCTTCAAATACTCCCGTTAAGGTATCAACAAAAACCTGTTTAGCTTTTGCCTCAATTTGAAGAGATGTTTTTTCAGGAAAGCAAGCTTCCAGATTTCGTAGCGTAGTTTTGCGTCTTGAACCTAGAGATTTCCAAGCGATTTTTGAAAGAAGATCTGCGAGACGCCATTGAATAGCCCAAGGTAACATCGCAAATAACATCAGAATAAAAGCTAAAAACCATATACCCCAATATTTAAACGATAAAAAGGAAAATTGAAATTCGCCAGATTTAAACTGCCGTTCTTTTTTCGTCATACTATATATTTCTTGAGGTATAGGTCTAGCATACTACCATGCTTAATTTTAAGGGTTGTATGTTTATGTTGCTTTTAACTTTTATATAAATGCATATTTTAAATATTTAATCTATTTAACCCTAAAATAGACATAACCTTCTGTATACACCGTTTATTTTCTCATTTAAAGTAACCACACATTTTTTGCCTCAATTGATAAATAGGATATATCAGCGTGAGCGGTCTTTTAGTGTTTATAACAATTGCATTTCTTACCTTATTAAGCCCAGGACCGGGAGTTTTATTTACTGTCACAAATTCAATTAATTATGGTGTTAAAACTGCTTTGTTTGGAATTAGCGGCTTAATTATTGGTATGTTTGTGATTGCGGTAATTTCTGCCAGTGGTGTAGGACTTATTATTACCAGTAACCCTACTATTTTTACGGTTTTAAAATTTATTGGTGCATTTTATTTAATGTATCTAGGATATAAAAACTTTACGAAAAAGCTTCCTTCACAAGAGTTAATGACTGATCAACAAAACAATAAAGTTATAAGTAAATCTAAACTATTTTATGAAGGCCTGCTCGCTTCTTTACTTAATCCGAAAACAATCGTATTTTTTATTGCACTCTTCCCTCAATTTATTGATATCAAGAAAGAAATTTTAAATCAATTTTTAATTCTCTCTTTAACCTTTTGTTTCATTGGTTTTTTAATTCATTTGGTCTACGCAAATTTCTCTTCTATTTTCAAAGAGAAAATGTTGGCGGGAAATAATTTCTCAATTCTCAATAAAATTAGTGGTGCTATTTTCTTTCTTCTTGCAGTTTTACTTATCACCCAATAAATCTTTACTCGATATATTATATTTTGAAAAGCCTAAACTCATGGTTAGGCTTTTCAAATCTTTTGATTTATGAACATATTTTTATCTAATTACAATTTTTAGACCGCTACTCTGTTTAATATCCAACCATAAAAAAAATCTTCATATTTTGGATTATTCTCTGTAATTTCGATATAGCGCTGCCCTTGCATAATATTTAGAACACGGACTAATACCTTTTCACCTTCTTTATGGCGTTTGTTTAAATACGTTTTAAGAGCTTGAAAAGTAAGAGGACCATATTGACCATCTATAACAAGATTTGGCCAACCTTCTTTTCCCTCTTTATTCAGCAGATTTAAAGCACGTTGTAATAAAGGTTTTGCAAAATTGACTCCACAGTTGATAGCTGTATCGAGTAACTCTTCGGCAATCGCTGGGCTAATCGTATCAATTTGATCGAATTGAGGTTCAAGCCAATATTGGTGTTTATAAATAGATTTAGCCACGGCTAATGGTAAATCTTGCATATTGCCTTGATATCCATTTGATCGAGCGACGGCTTCGGTAATGCCAAATTTAGTGGCATGACCGTGATCAGATGGATGGTTAACATAGCCGCCTTCTCTTCTGATGAGCGATTCTAAGTATTGATCGATATTCATTTTATTTTACCTATGTGTATAAGTCATCTTTAGCTATTTTGAAGATCATCTTTCGCCTTTTTTAGGTCTTTCATGACCTCCACAATCGTTTTACCTTCTTGTTTATTAATAAAGTTAAATATCCATCTAACAATCGCCCAACCCGGTAATCCGCAAATGAAGAAGAATCCACATAGCGTGATCATTCCCCAAATATCGGATACCCATTCATGTAGATTCCATTTCATAATAATAAAGGAACCGCCTGTCAGACTTGAAACGACGGTGCAGATGAGACCAACAATCCATTCTTGTAGTGAACGTGGAAAACGCATCATTAATACCACTGCGACAACTAAGCTGACTGCAAAAGCCACCATAATGGCAATGCTATAAATATTTAAAAAAGTGGCTAACCCACTGGTTGAAACTGTTTCCATGACATTGTCCTGCTTTAAAGAGTAAAACTTAAAAAATCAACATAATCATTAGCTTGTTGTTTTTTATGTTTTGTAGTTACCCTTAGTTTTCTTTATTACAGTCAATAAAAAACACTAACGCTTTTAAACCGCGCCAAATCGCAAGACGAACTGATCCTTGACCCCATATTTCAGGGGTCCAAGAAAGAATGTTTGTATGCTAAAGCCTGTTAGTGTGCACTGCTTAAGGCCTGTTCAATCAACTCAATTACCGTGATTGCACCTAGCGCTTTTTGCATAGAGACTTGATCATCAAATATGAATGCTTCATCTTCAAGTTCATTGACAATCTGCTTTGCCTCCTCGAGTGCTCTTTTTATTTTTTGTACCTTATATTTGTTTACGTCTTTTGCAATTGTTGGGACATACCCTCCACGTTTTGCATTTTTAAGTTGTTTAGCTCTGTTCTGCATTGCTGTAGTCATTCACTATCTCCAACTCAACTCACTCGTTTAGTAAGGCGTCTTTATCGTTTGTTATTCTTGAAGTTTTCATACATTCTCTCAGCAATATAGCCAAGCTATTACTACAAATATGTGTCCGAAACGTTTCTTCTGGTACAACAATCATAAAGACCTAAACGTTATATATTTAAAGCCTTAATTTACAAATAAATATTTCCTTTTCGAAAAATGTAAAAAAGTATTAATTTTTCCAAAATTAAATATTTTCCATACTTTAATTTTTTGACCAAAAAGTTCATATAAGGCTTTGCCGTATATCGGAAACTTTTGTTAGCGCTCACAATCTTTGTTAAATTCTTCATGTTCTTGATACCCTTTATCGACGAACATTAAGCCTGATCCACGGAATCGGGCTTTTTTTATTCCAATTTTTGTTTTGATAGCCTCTTAGCAATAATCATTGAGCTATCTCCCTTTTATTCTGCTACCTATAGAAACAAAATAAATTTAGCTTTGATCTCAACACTTTGATAAAGCTATGAATAGTGACTTAAACACAATTTAAACTTTATCTATGCATCTGAAGATATAACTGATATTATAACTATAGTTATTACTAGTCAATAACTATAGTTGTTTTACTCGATATAACTTTAGTTATATATTTGTTATAAGTTTGCTGGTGTGACCATTATGGCTCTTAAAGACCGTTTGAAAGATTCTAGAATTAAAGCCAAAAAAACTCAGGCTGAAGTGGCAGAAGCAGTAAAGATGTCTCAGCCAGCCTATCAGGCTTTAGAATCTGGGAAAAATTTGAAATCTGCGTTTCTTCCTTTAATTGCTCAGTTTTTAGGTGTGGATGGTTATTGGTTAACAACTGGGAATACAGAAGATTCATTTAGAGAAAGCGACGTATTTAGCCCGACTGTGGTGAGTGCCGAATCTACCGATCAATATGTTTGGATTGAGGTGGTAGAAGCTAACTTTTCTTGTGGTACGGGTGAATCTATCGAGTTTCACTTTGACGCCATTAATGGAAAGATTCCTTTCCCTGCTTCATTCTTTAAAGAAAAACGCGTTGCTCAAGAATGCATGCGTATTATTAAAGCAAAGGGCGATAGCATGACAGACTACATTAAAGATGGAGATCTGGTAGGGATTGATATCTCTCAGACTGAAGTCATTGATGGTGAGATTTATGCGGTTTACTTTGCTGGCGAAGGAATGATTAAACAAATTTTTAAAGAAGCAGATGGTTCTTTAATTTTGCATAGTTTAAATGAAAAATTTAGAGATCGACGTGTAACTGAAGAGAACGGAAAGAACTTTAAAGTGATGGGCCGTCAGTTTTGGCGGGCAGGCTAATTGAGCTACTAAATATAGCTAAAATAATAATTTGATTGCTTTAATAGGGTTTAGCTTTATATAACTTTAATTATTTATATAACATGTAGACATAAAAAAACCTATCTCCATTAAAAGAGATAGGTTTTTTGCTTTAACGCCTAACATGATCAACAATACGTATTACTTAAACGATAAAGTTGATTAAATCCAGCGTAGAAGCTTTTACCATCTTGGTTTAACTCAATTTCTTCACCAGACTGAAGTTGAATTTTTTTACCAACTTCGACCCAACGATATCCATCGAGAGAGTTTTGCTTACGCACGTGAGGAACAATCCTCACATTAATTTCATTGCCATTTACGGCTGTGGCAATTAGCCACTCATTTACTATATTCACAATCATTCACTCATCACTGAGCTCATGTGATTTAACGGTATTTAATTAGAACGCTAGATTTAAGGTATGGACAGTCAGTCTAGAATTTAATATTTAGCTTTATATAGGGTTATTTATAAGCTAATTGCTTTTCATAATTTTGTATTATGAAAAGTGGTACATCACAGAGCATAATATTTTGGTTGCGGGGGCCGGATTTGAACCAACGACCTTCGGGTTATGAGCCCGACGAGCTACCAGACTGCTCCACCCCGCAATTGGAAGTAAGCTTTATACGCCCATATATTTTATAAAGCAAACCTTATTTTTTAATCGGTTGTAATTATTAAGAATTATCTTTTTATTAATTTTTCATTTTAACCATTCGGTCTAAATAGCCATATCGATTTCCAGCATTTAGTTGTTTAAATTGTTGTATTTATTTTAAACAGAACCTGATATTCATAAACAGCAATTGCCTTGGAGGGGTGGCTTTTATACTATCTAGTTTGGCCCTTTAATCTTTAGTTCCTATGTCTGAACCTCAGTTTTCCCTTAGTGAATATCTCGGCACAGTTCAGGAAGTTATTCGTCTGGCCTTTGATGAACCAGTTTGGGTAAAAGCAGAAATTCGAAATTTAAATGTTAAAGGTGGCCATTATTATCTAGAACTCGCAGAAAAAGATGCCGAGACAGATAAAGTCATTGCCAGTTGTAAAGCCACAATCTGGAAATTTT
This genomic stretch from Acinetobacter pittii harbors:
- the cspV gene encoding cold-shock protein, translating into MSNSTGTVKWFNETKGFGFIAADEGKDIFAHFTDIQTQGFKVLLEGQRVEFTVVQGKKGPQASNIVILQNS
- a CDS encoding Lrp/AsnC family transcriptional regulator, whose product is MNRTEYVLDRIDRKILSALRGNGRLTVAQLAEEVGLSSSPCWTRLKRLETLKIIEGYTVNVNPKAIGIHEVFFIEITLERHDDEMLENFSEALADIPEVVEAHLVTGDYDYLVKVAVKDADHYERFLRKKLYSIKGIRHTRSTFALRPLKSANTADLMLIE
- a CDS encoding LysE family translocator; the encoded protein is MSGLLVFITIAFLTLLSPGPGVLFTVTNSINYGVKTALFGISGLIIGMFVIAVISASGVGLIITSNPTIFTVLKFIGAFYLMYLGYKNFTKKLPSQELMTDQQNNKVISKSKLFYEGLLASLLNPKTIVFFIALFPQFIDIKKEILNQFLILSLTFCFIGFLIHLVYANFSSIFKEKMLAGNNFSILNKISGAIFFLLAVLLITQ
- a CDS encoding XRE family transcriptional regulator, whose protein sequence is MALKDRLKDSRIKAKKTQAEVAEAVKMSQPAYQALESGKNLKSAFLPLIAQFLGVDGYWLTTGNTEDSFRESDVFSPTVVSAESTDQYVWIEVVEANFSCGTGESIEFHFDAINGKIPFPASFFKEKRVAQECMRIIKAKGDSMTDYIKDGDLVGIDISQTEVIDGEIYAVYFAGEGMIKQIFKEADGSLILHSLNEKFRDRRVTEENGKNFKVMGRQFWRAG
- a CDS encoding pyrroline-5-carboxylate reductase family protein, giving the protein MLNAVHPNICFVGSSNLALALIGGLVLKGFKKEKIHLIEEKNINHTNALKQNENGLKKAEIVVLLLEPKQLKEILVPLKKVLANKIIVSMMAGVDIANLARFTGSKKIVRVISNPPVLTHTGTHVLIASEQMDQLDKDVIETLYSATGQTFWAPSETQTDAIIALSGSGPAYFFYILDSMIKTGVSLGLDKQFALDLALQAASGAVEMVRKSNVPPADLCGKVTLANGITESALRMFELGNLSDDIRLAMKAAYHRSKEITSEIITEVN
- a CDS encoding glycoside hydrolase family 108 protein, with protein sequence MNIDQYLESLIRREGGYVNHPSDHGHATKFGITEAVARSNGYQGNMQDLPLAVAKSIYKHQYWLEPQFDQIDTISPAIAEELLDTAINCGVNFAKPLLQRALNLLNKEGKEGWPNLVIDGQYGPLTFQALKTYLNKRHKEGEKVLVRVLNIMQGQRYIEITENNPKYEDFFYGWILNRVAV